In the genome of uncultured Sphaerochaeta sp., the window GAGTTTTCTTCTTAGGTTACGATATCGAGAAATTTGGAGAACTAAGCCCAGCAGATTTTTATATTCCTAAAGGCCCCTCTCAAGGGTATATCTACCCAACGCTTGATACAATTATTGATAGCAATAGTACCGCAAGGACACTATCTGATGGAACTTGGAAAGCACTGAAGCGCCATAAGGAAAAGCATGCAAGCAAGCACAATGGATTTGGGTACAGTATCCTTAAATATCCAATAACGCCCGATCAGATAACTTGGACGATCTCAGCAAGATATCATAAAGATGGTGCAGACTGTTTGGTTCCACAGAAAGATCGAAATCCTAGGCAGTTATCGCTAAAAGAGATTCTCCGATTACAAGGTTTCGACGATGAAAAATTCACATTTCCTGTAGGTCTCACTTTTGCGTATAAGCAACTTGGCAACAGCGTTGTTGTGCCTGCTGTTGAAGAGTCAGCCAAAATTCTGGTTGCCTTGTTAGATCAAAGGAAAGGCATCAAGGAATAGGGGGTGTTATGAAAAGGGTTTTTATCGACTCAGCATACATGCATCCCTTGGTGAGGGCCTCTATCGTAAGAAACGATGTGGAAAACCTGAAGATGCTCCATGAAAACAAGAAGAATTTGTATGCTCTTGATAAGAACGGACTTTCTGCTTTGCTGATAGCAGCTGATTCTGGGGCAATTGATGTTTTCAAATACCTTGTGAATCTAGGACTTGATACAGAGTATTGTGCCCCAAATGGGACAAGTTTAGCTGATTATCTAGACAATCCAGAAATTGAAGCTGTCTTGAACGAAATATTTGTACCTGAACCAGATGGTGAAGAAGTTGATGATTTGCTTGGTATCGATTGGGAGCCAGAAGAGGAGTTCGTTCCTATTCAGCAAAAACCATCTGATGTGGAAAATATTGTAGAATTCCAAGACATGCTATCAGAAATGGAGATAGCTGATACTGACTTAGATTGGGATTCTTCGTGGATTGAATTGCCGGCTTATGTTGAATTACGGGATGGATTTGTTTCTAATCATTCGTTTGCTGATGCATTGAAACGAATATTTTGGATACAAAAATCAGATTTCTCACTACTTGAGAAGTTAGTACCTGAGTCAGAAATGTTGCTTGAATCCCTACAGATTGCGTTGAGCTGTTGCGGGATTGCCCTATCCAATGAAACTATAATGCCCGATTATGTTCTTGACGAAGAATTTGATCAATTGGAGTATGAGGAATTCATTCGCAATCTGGATTCTATTATATACGAAGAAATGAAATATATAAATTTTCCTCTTTATAGGATTTATGAAGGGTTTGCAAATCTAAAGAAGAAAAGTTTCAGGGATACTTCATTACTTTTCAGCGATATTGATCGCGAATTCTCAAAAATTATTCAATTGCTCCTTCAGTCAAAAGAAGCGATGACTTTGCTGTTGGCATTATACTGTTTCCAGGGAAATGATTGGAAATCTGAAGACGTTGATCAGTTGTTTTGGCATTCTCCAGATTTGGTGCATAACAGTACACAGACCTCACACCAAGATTCTTCCAATATACTTGATGATGACGTTGAATCCGATGAAGGCTTCGAAGAGTATGATGCGAACAGTAATTGTTTTAGGCCATGCTATTCTCTAGGTAAAAATCTATTTGAAGATTGCTCCTATAGCCAAAAGCAAGTAGCGACAATGCTTAAGAAACTGGGCAATGAAAAGATACCATCAGAACAAGCTGTAAATGAAATTTCAAATTTCATAAAGAAAACAACCCCCACAACATTTTGTTTTGAAAGGATTTGTTTCGAACTTGAATTGCGTAGGCCCAATACTGATTTTGTCGACCAGGTGGTTGCTTGCTTAAGGACAATTCAAAATGACCGTTATGATATTGCACTACAAAATTACGGTTTACTGATTTTTGTAATGAAAAAGACATATGTTTCAGAAATTTCACCAGAAGAAATTCTACAGGAAGGATTTTTTGGCTTGGTGAGAGCTACTGAGAAATTTGATCCAAAGCTTGGTATAAAATTTTCCACATATGCAGTCAACTGGATTAGGCAAACAATGGTAAGGTATCGGGATGATCATTTCTCAGTTATCAGGTATCCAACCTATTTTAGTACGCTCAACTATAAGTATCGAAAAATTAAGTCTGAGTATAGCAATCGTGATCAAGAATTGCCTCCAATTGGAGAACTTGCGGAATTACTGGAAGTATCTGAGAAGACAATAGAAGGATTGGAAGAAAATTTTCATGAATTTATTTCTTATGAAGAAATTAGAGAAAATGATAATAATACATGTGACAGTGATGATGAGTATTCAGTTGGTAAAGAGGATGCACTCATTGAGGATGCCTTGATTGTGTGGACTGATTTTGATTCTGCTTTGATAGAAGAAAATCTTCATGAACAGATTCAGGAAATCATCAGTGAATTTCATCCAAGATTGAAAGATATTGTCAATAAGCGATTTGGGATGGATGGAAATGAGTCGATGACGCTTGAGGAATTGGGTTCTCAGTACGATGTGACGAGGGAGCGAATACGGCAAATCGAAGCTAAAGCATTAAGAAAGCTTCGTGAAATTCCTCGGTATTATAATTCACTAAAAGACTATTTGTATTGAGGTAATGATTAATGGAAGATATCGTTAGATTGCAGCCACCGCTATTTTATCTGATCGACTCTCTAAGAGGCATTGGGTATACGATTGAAACAGCAATTGCTGATTTAATTGATAATTGTATAGCCGCAGAAGCGTTAAAAGTTGAGATTAGTTTTGTATGGGCAAACAAAGACTCACATATTTCGATTTTTGATGATGGGTGTGGGATGTCTGAGTCTGAGCTCATTGAGGCAATGAACCTTGCTCAGAAAGGCGTTAATTTCAAACGAGGGAAACATGATCTTGGAAGATTTGGGTTGGGCTTGAAAACGGCTTCTTTTTCTCAATGTAAGATTCTTACGGTCAGTTCAAAAAAGAACGAAGAGAGTAGTTCCTTTAGGTGGGATCTCAATGCCCTGGAGAAAGCTTCTCCCAGTGAAGGTTTGTTCCTAATTAAAGGTTCAAATAATCCTTCCCTTCCTGAATTCCAAAAACTGAGGGATTCGAAGCATGGTACTTTAGTTATCTGGGAGGATTTGGATAAGGTTGTCAGTCAAGGCCTTACGTATGATCATTTTTGTAACATAGCGGAGAAAGTATCCATTCATTTGTCTATGGTATTTCATAGATATATTGAACAGAGAAGGCTGAAAATTTTTGTTGATGATAAAGAAATTGGGGCATGGAATCCTTTCCCGATCTTGACTTCAACAATTCAACTTCCAGAAGTTAAGTTTGGTAAGCATAATAGCAATATTGCACAAGGATATATCCTACCACATAAAGATTATATTCCTAATGAAACCACTTATGTGAAGATGGGTGGTCAAGGCGGTTGGATATCTCAACAAGGATATTACGTTTATCGAAATGATCGCCTACTTGTTGCAGGAAGTTGGTTGGGATTAGGTTCTCCAAAGCCTTGGATAAAGGATGAGTTGCATGGATTGGCTAGAATTAAAATTGACATCACAAATAGTGACGACTTTGATTGGTCCATTGATGTTAAGAAGTCAACTGCAAAACCTCCAGCAGATTGCAGACTGGTTCTTGAGCGATTAGGAGAGAGCATTCGAGCTGAAGCACGTAAGGTTTATGTTCACCGGGGAAAGAAGACTCATGGTTCTGTATCCAATTTTGAGTATGCTTGGATTAAAGACGGGACGAGATATCGTGTGAACAGGGCCCATTCGATTGTTAACCAGATATTGAATAATTCTGGAGACTTAAGAAAACAGGTGGAATTTCTCATAAGTATCCTTGAAGAATCAGTACCTGTTGAGCGGATTTGGCTTGATACTGCTGAACATCAATATCCACAGGAGCAGTATACAGAGCTTGAAGTCTCTGCAACTGTTCTTCCAATTATCGAAGACGCATTGAGAAGAGTTGTAGCAGAGAGGAAACTATCAATTGCTGAGGCTAGTGTATATTTATTGAATGTTGAACCCTTTGACCAGTATCCAGAAGCTATAGAACAGATTTCCAAAAAGATGGGAAAGGAGAGACCGAATGAAAGTGCTATCCAATGATGAGTATGCAATAATTTCTGCTGTACAGAGCATATACATGTCTGATGTGGATAAATCCTATACCGTAGAAGAGTTGGCGGGATATGTTGATTCAGTTCTAAATCTTAAGCTTGAAGAGTACAGAAACAGAATTGATCGGCAAGCGGTCATAGCTGAGTTGATAAGAAGAAATTCCATTTGGACAGGAGAAGCAAAAGTCCTGTATTCAACGGAAGGCCATCAGGATTGGTTGAATTCAGAAAGGAAAGCTGGATGGGTTTATTGGCCGCGATATAGAAAATTACTTGAAAAACAGATAGCTCAATCTGTTGCAGAAGATATTGATAGTGTTACTGATCAAATACTAGGACTCCTTGAGGATCCAAAACGTCATAATCCATGGGATAGAAGGGGGTTGGTTGTCGGTCATGTTCAATCAGGAAAGACAAGCAATTATACAGGCTTGATTTGTAAAGCAGCCGACGCCGGTTATCGCATCATCATCGTTCTCGCCGGGCTTACAAACAGTCTTCGGACACAAACACAGATACGATTGGAAGAAGGTTTCTTGGGTTATGTTACTGGTCCTGCAGATTCAAATCAGTTTCTTCTTACAGGTGTAGGTCTTATTGATAAGGATATGTCTATCCGTCCTAACCATGTAACCAGTAGATTGCAGAATGGAGATTTCAAACTTGGTATTGCCAAAAATCTTGGAATTACGCCCGAGCAACGACCTTGGCTTTTTGTGGTTAAAAAGAATAAGTCCATACTTGATAGTATATATAAATGGTTAAAGAACTATGTGGCGGATTATGAGGATGCGCAAGGAGAAAAGCATATAACTTCATTACCTCTTCTCTTGATTGATGATGAATCAGATAATGCATCTGTTGACACCGGTAATAATGTTGTTAAGGATGATGGGACTCCCGATGAAGAGCATAATCCTAAGGCAATCAATCGAGGAATACGAAAAATCCTCAAGATTTTTACCAGGTCAGCATATGTTGGGTATACAGCAACCCCATTTGCCAATATTTTTATTCATGACCAAGGCGAAACAAAGCGAGAAGGAAAAGATCTCTTCCCCGAATCTTTCATCATGAATTTAACAGCATCCTCAGATTATTTTGGTCCTGTTAAAATGTTTGGCAGTAATAATGCAGATACAGAAGAGGGTAGCCTCTCAACGTACCTTACCTGTAAAATTGATGATGTTCCTTCTATCGGTGGTTGGATGCCTGCTAAACACAAAAGTACTCATATCCCAACTACGGAAAGAACTTCACGTTTGCCAAAATCCCTCGAGGATGCAATTTTGTCTTTCTTCTTGGTGTGTGCTGCCCGGCGCGTGAGAGGACAAAAATCTATGCATTCATCAATGTTGGTACATGTTTCGCGTTATATGTCTGTACAGCAAATTGTATATGAGCATATCTCCAAGTTTCTTCAGTATTGCAAAAATAGAATCGTCAGAAATCAAGAGCACCAAGAAATATTGGAGCGACTCGAGAATTTATGGCTGTCCGATTTTGTATTGAATTCACCGAAAGTATCTCAACTAGTGAAACTGGGTAATGAAGTTATTCCGGAGTGGGAGACCATCAAGCAGGAATTGCACTATGTCCTGGAAGATATGGAAGTGATGCTCCTAAATGGACTTTCCAAGGATGTTTTGGAATACGAGGAACATAAGAATACAGGTCTGAAAGTGATTGCTATTGGTGGGGATAAGCTATCGCGTGGATTAACTTTGGAAGGTCTTTCCATCAGTTACTTCATTCGTGGTTCGAATATGTATGATACGTTGATGCAGATGGGACGTTGGTTTGGGTATCGTAGAGGATATCTTGATCTTTGCAGGCTTTATACAACAGCGGATCTTATAAAGTGGTTCGAGCAAATTACTGATGCAACTGAAAAACTTCGGAATGAGTTTGATATAATGCAAGACCAGAAATTGACTCCAAAGGACTATGGATTGCGAGTTCAACACTATCCTGATCTTCAAGTGACATCGAGAGATAAATCCAAAGCTGCAAAAGAATGGTCATTGAATTTTGAAGGAAGTTTAGTCCAAACCATAGTATTCCATCGGGATGCAGAGATTCTGACTAAGAACTATCGAACAACACTAGCCTTGTTGGATAGTCTTGGTGACCCGGCTCAGCTCAATCCATCAATCAAAACTGATTCAGGTTTAAACCGCTGGGAAGGAGCCTTGTGGACGGACGTATCAGTTACGCGGATCTGTGACTTTCTGAATGGCTATATTACACATAAAAGTGCTACAAAGGTCAGCAGCAAAGCATTAATTGAATTCATCCAGGAAATGAATAAGGATGGGTATCTTAGTCAATGGACCGTAAGTCTAATTGGAGCTGTTGATAAGGTGGGAGATAAGCGGACCCCATATCAATTTGGAGAAAAATTACTCATTCCCAGTATCAGCAGGGCAAATATAAATGAGGAGCTTAAGGATAGATATTCAATTAAGGTCTTGACATCGCCAAGAGATGAAGCTATTGATTTTAGTTCTGCTTATTATAAGGAGGCCCATGAGTTATCTGTCAAAATCAGAGCTGAAGATGCGGCTAGGACCGGTGAAGTCGTAAAAGGTGATGCGAAGACAGCTTCCTTGAAAGGTATTGCCGCCAGAACTGTACGAGCCAAACATCCTGGAAGTAGTATTGACCGAGGTTTGCTAAATATCTATGTCATTGATTCATCTGCTCTAGAAGTATCAAAGACAACACCCGTTATTGGATTTTCTGTCAGCTTGCCATTTACTCGAACAGGCAAGACCGTTAAGTATAAAGTAAATCATGTATTCACGGAGCTTTGGGAGTTCGAAGATGATGAATATTGATACGCTTGTCAATCAAATCAAGTCGGTGTGGCATGCGTATGCCGATGTTGTTGAGGTAAAGGAAGGCTTTCGGCATAATCTTGTTGAAAAGCAGCATAAATACACCTTGTACTGTGGTCTCTCATTCCCAGAGAAAAAGAAGTCTTTGTTATTTGGGTTCTATAACGCAATGGCAGGGCGGTCTATGGTGTTGCCGCATGGAAGAGGATTTAGTGTTGCAAGGGCCAAATCTGAAGCGTTGAATCCTGACTATGATTGGATTACGATTGTTTGTGACGAAGAAGCATATGAGGACATCTTCTTGAGTATGCTTAGGGATTTGCTGCAAGTAATTCAAGCAAGCGAAGAAGATGCTGATGGTTTTCAGCTATTCCAACTCGTAATCGATAGAATTGTTGCATGGCAAAATTTTTTAGGGAAATCGCGATTACTTACTTTAACCAAGGAGCAGGAGATTGGCCTTTGGGGTGAACTGTTTGTCTTCTTGAAATTGTTGGAGTTTGGTTTATCGCCCTATCTGCTCTGCAATATGTGGACTGGACCAGAAAATGCGCCTCAAGATTTTATTCATTTTGATGTTGCCATAGAAGTTAAAACAAATGTAAATCAACTGCTAAAAAGAGTAAAAATTAGTTCTCTTGAGCAATTGGATGCCTCGCAATTCAATGCATTGTTTTTGGTTTGCAATATTCTGAAGGTGGATGAGATTGAGGGGAGAACGCTTTCTTCTATGGTTTCAGCAATCCGAGATAGACTAAGCGAAAATGACCTTATACATAACTTTCAGAACAAATTAATTGCTTATGGATACATTGAGGAGTATTCATTGTATTATGATACTCCATACAGTGCTCAAGAACAGGTTCTTTATCAAGTAGACTCCATGTTTCCTGTATTGACACCATCAAATGTACCGAAGGAAGTTGTAAGTGCTCTCTATACACTTGATTTATCTCAATGTAATCCAAGTGTTATTTTTGAAGAAATTGTAGCAAAAATAGAAGGTGAGAAGAATGACGATTGAAGAGTTTCATGAATCGACTATCCAAGATGTAAACCAGCAGTACAATGAGCAATTACTTGAAAGTTCATCCAAATACACCTACAAAGAGTATGTGTATTTGGAATCCGTTTTGGCATTCCTTTTGGAAAATGGGATGATTGCAGGAGAAGCTGTATCTTGTTATTGCAACACGGTATACAAGAATGCAAAGGTGAACCTGCATGCATATGCTATCTCTGAGGACAGTACTCAATTGGATCTATTTGTTTGTTACTTTAAGGGTGATGATCAAATTGAAGACATTACTGACAGAGTAATAAAAGAGAGTATTGCTAAACCTGGACTTCGGTTTCTTATGGAAAGTGTTAACGAAAGAAGCAATTTCGTTAATGGTCTTGAAAAATCAGGAGACTCATTTATTTTTGCCAAATCACTTAAAGGTATGTATAACGAACTGAAACAGATCCGGTTATTCATAATTACTGACGGAAGAACAAAATCCAAATTTTTCAAAGAAACTGAGATTAATGGAAAGAATGTAAGGGTAGAAGTTTTTGATATCGAACGTTTTTACAAGATTGCCAGTGAAGGCAAACCGCGTGACGAAATTGTTGTGGATTTTGCGAGTATGTATGGGTTTGGAATTCCTTGTGTGTATGTACCACAGCAATCCAGTAGTGAGTATTCTTACGCACTCACAGCCCTGCCAGGAGAGGTCTTGTATTATTTATACAACAAATACAAGGATCGTATCCTAGAGGCTAATGTACGATCATTCCTATCTAACAGAGGGAAGAATGCAGGGATTCAACAAACCATAGTTGAGGCTCCTACTCGATTTATGGCGTATAATAATGGGCTGGTGATTGTTGCAGATTCTGTGGCTATCAAAGGGAATGAAGATGGTACTTCCTCGATATTGCAAATTGAGGGGCTCCAAATAGTAAATGGAGGACAAACAACTGCAACAATTTTCTTTTCTAAACTAAACAATCCATCGATCGATCTTGGTCCCGTCAGAGTGGCCACAAAAATTATAGTAATTGGAAAAGAGCAGGATGATAAACTACAAGAAGAGTTTATTGGAAAAGTGGCAAGATACGCCAACACGCAGAACCCAGTAAAAGAATCTGATTTCTTGGCACATTCCGCCTTCCAAGTGAAATTCGAAAATATGTCTCAAACCATATACT includes:
- a CDS encoding sigma-70 family RNA polymerase sigma factor codes for the protein MKRVFIDSAYMHPLVRASIVRNDVENLKMLHENKKNLYALDKNGLSALLIAADSGAIDVFKYLVNLGLDTEYCAPNGTSLADYLDNPEIEAVLNEIFVPEPDGEEVDDLLGIDWEPEEEFVPIQQKPSDVENIVEFQDMLSEMEIADTDLDWDSSWIELPAYVELRDGFVSNHSFADALKRIFWIQKSDFSLLEKLVPESEMLLESLQIALSCCGIALSNETIMPDYVLDEEFDQLEYEEFIRNLDSIIYEEMKYINFPLYRIYEGFANLKKKSFRDTSLLFSDIDREFSKIIQLLLQSKEAMTLLLALYCFQGNDWKSEDVDQLFWHSPDLVHNSTQTSHQDSSNILDDDVESDEGFEEYDANSNCFRPCYSLGKNLFEDCSYSQKQVATMLKKLGNEKIPSEQAVNEISNFIKKTTPTTFCFERICFELELRRPNTDFVDQVVACLRTIQNDRYDIALQNYGLLIFVMKKTYVSEISPEEILQEGFFGLVRATEKFDPKLGIKFSTYAVNWIRQTMVRYRDDHFSVIRYPTYFSTLNYKYRKIKSEYSNRDQELPPIGELAELLEVSEKTIEGLEENFHEFISYEEIRENDNNTCDSDDEYSVGKEDALIEDALIVWTDFDSALIEENLHEQIQEIISEFHPRLKDIVNKRFGMDGNESMTLEELGSQYDVTRERIRQIEAKALRKLREIPRYYNSLKDYLY
- a CDS encoding ATP-binding protein — its product is MEDIVRLQPPLFYLIDSLRGIGYTIETAIADLIDNCIAAEALKVEISFVWANKDSHISIFDDGCGMSESELIEAMNLAQKGVNFKRGKHDLGRFGLGLKTASFSQCKILTVSSKKNEESSSFRWDLNALEKASPSEGLFLIKGSNNPSLPEFQKLRDSKHGTLVIWEDLDKVVSQGLTYDHFCNIAEKVSIHLSMVFHRYIEQRRLKIFVDDKEIGAWNPFPILTSTIQLPEVKFGKHNSNIAQGYILPHKDYIPNETTYVKMGGQGGWISQQGYYVYRNDRLLVAGSWLGLGSPKPWIKDELHGLARIKIDITNSDDFDWSIDVKKSTAKPPADCRLVLERLGESIRAEARKVYVHRGKKTHGSVSNFEYAWIKDGTRYRVNRAHSIVNQILNNSGDLRKQVEFLISILEESVPVERIWLDTAEHQYPQEQYTELEVSATVLPIIEDALRRVVAERKLSIAEASVYLLNVEPFDQYPEAIEQISKKMGKERPNESAIQ
- a CDS encoding Z1 domain-containing protein yields the protein MKVLSNDEYAIISAVQSIYMSDVDKSYTVEELAGYVDSVLNLKLEEYRNRIDRQAVIAELIRRNSIWTGEAKVLYSTEGHQDWLNSERKAGWVYWPRYRKLLEKQIAQSVAEDIDSVTDQILGLLEDPKRHNPWDRRGLVVGHVQSGKTSNYTGLICKAADAGYRIIIVLAGLTNSLRTQTQIRLEEGFLGYVTGPADSNQFLLTGVGLIDKDMSIRPNHVTSRLQNGDFKLGIAKNLGITPEQRPWLFVVKKNKSILDSIYKWLKNYVADYEDAQGEKHITSLPLLLIDDESDNASVDTGNNVVKDDGTPDEEHNPKAINRGIRKILKIFTRSAYVGYTATPFANIFIHDQGETKREGKDLFPESFIMNLTASSDYFGPVKMFGSNNADTEEGSLSTYLTCKIDDVPSIGGWMPAKHKSTHIPTTERTSRLPKSLEDAILSFFLVCAARRVRGQKSMHSSMLVHVSRYMSVQQIVYEHISKFLQYCKNRIVRNQEHQEILERLENLWLSDFVLNSPKVSQLVKLGNEVIPEWETIKQELHYVLEDMEVMLLNGLSKDVLEYEEHKNTGLKVIAIGGDKLSRGLTLEGLSISYFIRGSNMYDTLMQMGRWFGYRRGYLDLCRLYTTADLIKWFEQITDATEKLRNEFDIMQDQKLTPKDYGLRVQHYPDLQVTSRDKSKAAKEWSLNFEGSLVQTIVFHRDAEILTKNYRTTLALLDSLGDPAQLNPSIKTDSGLNRWEGALWTDVSVTRICDFLNGYITHKSATKVSSKALIEFIQEMNKDGYLSQWTVSLIGAVDKVGDKRTPYQFGEKLLIPSISRANINEELKDRYSIKVLTSPRDEAIDFSSAYYKEAHELSVKIRAEDAARTGEVVKGDAKTASLKGIAARTVRAKHPGSSIDRGLLNIYVIDSSALEVSKTTPVIGFSVSLPFTRTGKTVKYKVNHVFTELWEFEDDEY
- a CDS encoding PD-(D/E)XK motif protein, translated to MMNIDTLVNQIKSVWHAYADVVEVKEGFRHNLVEKQHKYTLYCGLSFPEKKKSLLFGFYNAMAGRSMVLPHGRGFSVARAKSEALNPDYDWITIVCDEEAYEDIFLSMLRDLLQVIQASEEDADGFQLFQLVIDRIVAWQNFLGKSRLLTLTKEQEIGLWGELFVFLKLLEFGLSPYLLCNMWTGPENAPQDFIHFDVAIEVKTNVNQLLKRVKISSLEQLDASQFNALFLVCNILKVDEIEGRTLSSMVSAIRDRLSENDLIHNFQNKLIAYGYIEEYSLYYDTPYSAQEQVLYQVDSMFPVLTPSNVPKEVVSALYTLDLSQCNPSVIFEEIVAKIEGEKNDD
- a CDS encoding AIPR family protein; this encodes MTIEEFHESTIQDVNQQYNEQLLESSSKYTYKEYVYLESVLAFLLENGMIAGEAVSCYCNTVYKNAKVNLHAYAISEDSTQLDLFVCYFKGDDQIEDITDRVIKESIAKPGLRFLMESVNERSNFVNGLEKSGDSFIFAKSLKGMYNELKQIRLFIITDGRTKSKFFKETEINGKNVRVEVFDIERFYKIASEGKPRDEIVVDFASMYGFGIPCVYVPQQSSSEYSYALTALPGEVLYYLYNKYKDRILEANVRSFLSNRGKNAGIQQTIVEAPTRFMAYNNGLVIVADSVAIKGNEDGTSSILQIEGLQIVNGGQTTATIFFSKLNNPSIDLGPVRVATKIIVIGKEQDDKLQEEFIGKVARYANTQNPVKESDFLAHSAFQVKFENMSQTIYCPDSLGRWFYERAAGSYNTFLSREGRTPAKRKALTSTVVPRKRVVKKTDLGLSIATWEGEPYLACLGGEKCLTRFKDRLVEEAELIDALYFKRRIAEYIIFYHTFYYLRGDICKQSPGVVRIYLISLISKLYRDQINFDQIWLNQGVSEEFKEQIQIWGKELYDWMIEQANGRQLSEYGKTLKNWEAMQQFELSRLSKSIPEINN